The genomic interval CTACTTAGGAAATTATTTTATGTGGATTGGAATCGTGTGTTTCACATTCAATATTTATTTCATCGTTATCGTAAGCTTGCTGTTTTGGATCTATTACGAGCGTATTATGTTTGCTGAAGAGCGTTTCTTAGAGCGTAAATTTGGTGAAAGCTACGTGAATTGGTCGAATTCGGTTCCTGCATTTTGGCCAAGTAGAAAAAATTACATCAAAGGAGAGATTTCTTTCTCGATGAAAACAATTTTACGACGTGAATATTCTGGTATCTCTGCAACCGCTTTGGGATTCATTTTCGTAGCTGGATTACGTGAATATTTTATGACAAAAACGATTGCATGTCCACTTTGTTATGTTTATTGGATCGCTGGAGCATTATTGTTTAGCTTGATTTTCAAGTTACTAAAACACAAGACAAAAGTTTTATTCGAAGAAGACCGCTCATAGTCTTGCATAAAATAAAAAAGTAACTATCTTTGTGCCGCCTTTCAGGGATTTGTAAGGATATATGGCGAGATAGCTCAGTTGGTTAGAGCGCAGGATTCATAACCCTGAGGTCCGGAGTTCAACTCTCCGTCTCGCTACAAAAGCTCAGTTTTTACTGAGCTTTTTTTGTTTGTGTAAAGTTGAAGTCCGGAGTTCATCCCGATAGCTATCGGGACTCCGTC from Fluviicola taffensis DSM 16823 carries:
- a CDS encoding methyltransferase family protein; the encoded protein is MALVHSFEKNGNKLFKYRGQIPVILFVLAIPVIYFTDVQCIMDNERWFYICTGAAIAMSILGQVIRAIAIGTSNKHTSGRNTQEQVAEALNTKGIYSTVRHPLYLGNYFMWIGIVCFTFNIYFIVIVSLLFWIYYERIMFAEERFLERKFGESYVNWSNSVPAFWPSRKNYIKGEISFSMKTILRREYSGISATALGFIFVAGLREYFMTKTIACPLCYVYWIAGALLFSLIFKLLKHKTKVLFEEDRS